In the genome of bacterium, one region contains:
- the ndk gene encoding nucleoside-diphosphate kinase translates to MERTFVMIKPDGVARALAGRIIGVFEQKGLTLRAMKLMRVTQETAERHYAEHVGKPFYPGLVSYIQSGPVVAMCWEGPNAVAQVRSLVGATHPKDAAPGTIRGDFALDISNNLVHASDSPATAERELSVYFTAADYVEGDIRCDAGWLTGR, encoded by the coding sequence TTGGAACGCACATTCGTGATGATCAAGCCGGACGGAGTGGCCCGCGCGCTGGCCGGGCGCATAATCGGCGTGTTCGAGCAGAAAGGTCTGACGCTGCGGGCGATGAAGCTGATGCGCGTGACGCAGGAGACGGCGGAGCGGCACTACGCCGAGCACGTCGGCAAGCCGTTCTATCCCGGTCTGGTTTCTTACATCCAGAGCGGCCCTGTCGTGGCGATGTGCTGGGAAGGGCCGAACGCCGTCGCACAGGTTCGCTCGCTCGTCGGCGCGACCCACCCCAAGGACGCCGCGCCGGGAACGATACGGGGCGACTTTGCGCTTGACATTTCGAACAACCTTGTCCATGCCAGCGATAGTCCTGCGACCGCCGAGCGGGAGCTTTCGGTGTATTTCACCGCCGCGGACTATGTCGAAGGCGATATTAGATGCGACGCCGGATGGCTAACCGGGAGATGA